A portion of the Corynebacterium occultum genome contains these proteins:
- a CDS encoding DUF2975 domain-containing protein, with product MNSFMLLALRLIFGIAFLGALVVQVVLIVEVIGAPLPGIAMGLLVIAILGCVEVVIFCVFRLLHLVAGNRIFNRQAFRWVDIIAITMGVTAVLMLPLSYIPAELDDAPGLVLIGLLLAMLMVGVALLVYVQRTLLAQAVNRDTQARKLESELEGVI from the coding sequence ATGAACTCATTTATGCTCTTGGCATTACGCCTCATCTTCGGGATCGCCTTCCTTGGCGCGCTGGTAGTGCAGGTGGTGCTCATCGTGGAGGTGATCGGCGCTCCCCTGCCCGGCATCGCCATGGGATTGCTGGTGATAGCCATCCTGGGGTGTGTGGAAGTGGTTATTTTCTGTGTGTTCCGCCTGCTGCACCTGGTGGCGGGGAACCGGATCTTCAACCGACAGGCTTTCCGCTGGGTGGACATCATCGCCATCACCATGGGTGTGACTGCCGTGTTGATGCTGCCCCTGAGTTATATCCCCGCAGAGCTTGATGACGCTCCAGGACTGGTTCTCATCGGCCTTCTGCTCGCCATGCTCATGGTCGGGGTGGCTCTGCTGGTTTATGTCCAGCGCACCCTGCTGGCCCAGGCCGTCAACCGTGACACCCAGGCCCGGAAATTGGAATCCGAGTTGGAGGGCGTGATCTGA
- a CDS encoding helix-turn-helix domain-containing protein, which produces MTIIVDIDIMLAKRKMGVGELAEKIGITPANLSVLKNGRAKAVRFSTLAALCKVLECQPGDLLRWSPEGDAAQ; this is translated from the coding sequence ATGACGATCATCGTCGACATCGACATCATGCTGGCCAAGCGAAAAATGGGCGTGGGTGAACTAGCGGAGAAAATCGGAATCACCCCGGCGAACCTTTCGGTACTGAAGAACGGCCGCGCCAAGGCCGTGCGTTTCTCCACTCTGGCGGCGCTCTGCAAGGTGCTGGAATGCCAGCCCGGGGACCTGCTGCGTTGGAGCCCGGAGGGGGACGCCGCGCAATAG
- a CDS encoding alpha/beta hydrolase family esterase, which produces MAKKRFLTLLSTGLLMLGISTAAPSQALPVELSSSSSSSSSSVLQDLLSSVAPEEEAPGNAPKNFPGYPEITPDSTIPLQVLMPDGGEREVIISLPENYDPTRSYPVWLAFAGRNISPEHMSTDTGLQNASDAIVAYGRGIGNAWAGAPYATTTMAEDIAYSRAVVDRIAENYSVDRERVYSIGHSNGGGFSLALACFAPDLVAGVASVSGIFYEPGTPVSGQCAAQPVPTVIIHARWDGLSHFNGNIAHGKPYVGANQMAATQAEINGCGPEPLRTEIAEGLSRTQWQGCAAETELIVSDNNVHGWPNYSAFEAWDFLARQ; this is translated from the coding sequence GTGGCTAAAAAACGATTCCTCACCCTCTTGTCTACCGGGCTGTTGATGCTCGGAATCTCCACCGCCGCGCCCTCTCAGGCACTGCCTGTGGAACTTTCCTCAAGCTCCTCCAGTTCTTCCAGCTCCGTGCTGCAGGACCTGCTCTCCAGCGTCGCACCGGAAGAGGAGGCACCGGGTAATGCGCCGAAGAACTTCCCCGGCTACCCGGAGATCACCCCGGACAGCACCATCCCACTGCAGGTTCTCATGCCTGATGGTGGGGAACGTGAGGTGATCATTTCCCTGCCGGAGAACTATGATCCCACCCGGTCCTACCCGGTCTGGCTGGCTTTCGCGGGCCGTAACATCTCCCCGGAGCACATGTCCACCGACACTGGTCTGCAGAATGCCTCAGATGCCATCGTCGCCTATGGTCGGGGCATCGGCAATGCCTGGGCCGGCGCACCCTATGCGACCACGACCATGGCGGAGGACATCGCCTACTCCCGTGCCGTGGTGGACCGCATCGCTGAGAACTATTCAGTGGACCGGGAGCGGGTCTATTCCATCGGACATTCCAATGGCGGCGGTTTCTCTCTGGCGCTGGCCTGTTTTGCCCCGGACCTGGTGGCGGGCGTGGCCAGTGTCTCCGGCATCTTCTATGAGCCGGGCACCCCGGTCTCCGGCCAGTGCGCGGCGCAGCCGGTGCCGACGGTGATCATCCACGCCCGTTGGGATGGCCTCTCCCACTTCAACGGCAACATCGCCCACGGCAAGCCCTATGTGGGTGCCAACCAGATGGCCGCGACGCAGGCTGAGATCAACGGCTGTGGGCCGGAGCCGCTGCGCACTGAGATCGCGGAGGGGTTGAGCCGCACCCAGTGGCAGGGTTGTGCCGCGGAGACGGAGTTGATCGTCTCGGACAACAATGTGCATGGCTGGCCGAATTATTCGGCCTTCGAGGCCTGGGACTTTCTCGCCCGGCAGTGA
- the gltX gene encoding glutamate--tRNA ligase, giving the protein MSEVRVRFCPSPTGTPHVGLVRTALFNWAYARHTGGKMVFRIEDTDAARDSEESYQALLDAMKWLGLDWDEGVEKGGPHEPYRQSQRMDIYQDVLKKLIDAGEVYPAYSTAEEVEERHKAAGRDPKLGYDNYDRTLTEEQIAAFEAEGRKPVWRLRMPDKNWSWNDLVRGEVEFKSETQPDFVVARANGSPLYTLVNPVDDALMRITHVLRGEDLLPSTPRQLALYEALQRIGVTDFTPQFAHMPFVMGEGNKKLSKRDPQSNLFNHRDAGVIPEGMLNYLALLGWSLSADQDVFSVGDLVKNFDIADVLGNPARFDEKKMLAINADQIRLLPAEEFEKRLRDYLNEFSEFPADYPADKFKIAAELVQTRIKTLGDAWGLLKFLVIEDADLVLDEKAAKKNLKEAAIAPLDAGIAALEDVSEWVTPEIEAALNKALIEDLGLKPRVAFGALRVGLSGEAVSPPLFESMELLGRESTLTRLKAAREVTPYVAAE; this is encoded by the coding sequence ATGTCTGAAGTTCGCGTACGTTTCTGCCCTTCGCCCACCGGTACCCCTCATGTGGGCCTGGTGCGCACCGCCCTGTTCAACTGGGCTTATGCCCGTCACACCGGAGGCAAAATGGTCTTCCGGATCGAGGACACCGATGCCGCCCGTGACTCCGAGGAGTCCTACCAGGCGCTTCTCGACGCCATGAAATGGCTCGGCCTCGACTGGGATGAAGGTGTGGAGAAGGGTGGGCCGCACGAGCCTTATCGTCAGAGCCAGCGTATGGACATCTACCAGGATGTCCTGAAGAAGCTGATCGACGCCGGTGAAGTCTACCCGGCATACTCCACCGCCGAGGAGGTCGAGGAGCGCCACAAGGCAGCTGGCCGCGACCCGAAGCTGGGCTATGACAACTACGACCGCACCCTCACCGAGGAACAGATCGCCGCTTTCGAGGCGGAGGGCCGCAAGCCGGTCTGGCGCCTGCGCATGCCGGACAAGAACTGGTCCTGGAATGACCTGGTCCGCGGCGAGGTGGAGTTCAAGTCGGAGACCCAGCCGGACTTCGTGGTGGCCCGTGCCAACGGTTCCCCGCTGTACACCCTGGTCAACCCGGTTGATGATGCCCTGATGCGCATCACCCACGTTCTGCGTGGCGAGGATCTGCTGCCCTCCACCCCGCGTCAGCTGGCGCTTTATGAGGCGTTGCAGCGCATCGGGGTCACCGATTTCACCCCGCAGTTCGCCCACATGCCTTTCGTGATGGGGGAGGGCAACAAGAAGCTGTCCAAGCGTGACCCCCAGTCCAACCTCTTCAACCACCGCGATGCCGGCGTCATCCCGGAGGGCATGCTGAACTATCTGGCGTTGCTGGGTTGGTCGCTGTCCGCGGACCAGGACGTCTTCAGCGTGGGGGACCTGGTCAAGAACTTCGATATCGCTGATGTGCTGGGCAACCCGGCACGTTTCGATGAGAAGAAGATGCTGGCCATCAACGCTGACCAGATTCGACTGCTGCCGGCCGAGGAATTTGAGAAGCGCCTGCGGGACTACCTCAATGAATTCAGCGAGTTCCCCGCAGACTACCCGGCCGATAAGTTCAAGATCGCCGCCGAGTTGGTGCAGACCCGCATCAAGACCCTGGGTGATGCCTGGGGTCTGCTGAAGTTCCTGGTCATCGAGGACGCAGACCTGGTTCTGGATGAGAAGGCCGCCAAGAAGAACCTCAAGGAGGCCGCCATCGCACCCCTGGATGCCGGCATCGCTGCTCTGGAAGATGTCTCGGAGTGGGTCACCCCTGAGATCGAGGCCGCGCTCAACAAGGCCCTGATCGAGGACCTCGGCCTCAAGCCGCGCGTCGCTTTCGGTGCCCTGCGCGTGGGGCTGTCCGGGGAAGCCGTCTCCCCGCCGCTTTTTGAGTCCATGGAGCTGCTGGGCCGCGAGTCCACACTGACCCGACTCAAGGCCGCCCGCGAGGTAACCCCCTACGTGGCAGCTGAGTAG
- a CDS encoding isochorismate synthase: MHEQRPSTAPDFLLSRAHGSVRTQGARETFTNPWEAVDALHRGGLEMIVGALPFAREDPAALTVPEHIIRENGPLEPHSYYRFGPGSELHATLLALDPAPDEHLDRVNAAIGTIRNSRLQKVVLARAVEIGFNPPVDPCLVAARLIDNSHNKDGFIADLSPAGGEFEGRMLVGSSPEVLVRRQGSTVTAYPLAGSAARHPDPQRDAEIGEQLHHSAKDLEEHSYVVDHLRERLGPLCSRLDIPVHPELTRTNEMWHLATPIIGTLQNSATSALELALRVHPTPAICGTPTDAAEDVIRLAESDRGFYAGAVGWCDAAGDGEYMVAIRCAEVSQDGTTARAWAGGGIVADSDAQQEFDETTAKLRTILRSLGL, from the coding sequence ATGCATGAACAGCGACCATCGACCGCGCCCGATTTCCTCCTCTCCCGGGCCCATGGATCGGTGCGTACCCAGGGGGCTCGTGAGACCTTCACCAACCCCTGGGAGGCGGTGGACGCCCTGCACCGAGGCGGCCTGGAGATGATCGTTGGAGCCCTCCCCTTCGCCCGGGAGGATCCCGCAGCACTGACCGTGCCGGAACACATCATCCGGGAGAATGGCCCCCTGGAGCCTCACTCCTACTACCGTTTCGGACCGGGCAGTGAACTGCACGCCACCCTGCTGGCACTGGACCCCGCCCCGGATGAGCACCTGGACCGGGTCAACGCCGCCATCGGAACCATCCGCAACTCCCGCCTCCAGAAAGTGGTGCTGGCCCGTGCCGTGGAAATCGGCTTCAACCCGCCGGTGGATCCCTGTCTGGTAGCAGCCCGCCTGATCGACAACTCCCATAACAAGGACGGCTTCATCGCTGACCTCAGCCCCGCCGGTGGCGAATTCGAGGGGCGCATGCTTGTCGGATCCTCCCCCGAGGTGCTGGTGCGCCGTCAGGGTTCCACCGTCACCGCCTATCCCCTGGCAGGCTCTGCTGCCCGGCACCCCGACCCCCAGCGTGATGCCGAGATCGGTGAGCAGCTCCACCACTCCGCAAAGGATCTGGAGGAGCATTCCTATGTGGTGGACCACCTCCGGGAACGGCTGGGCCCGCTCTGTTCCCGCCTGGACATTCCTGTGCACCCCGAGCTGACCCGCACCAATGAGATGTGGCACCTGGCAACCCCGATCATCGGCACCCTGCAGAATTCGGCCACCAGCGCCCTGGAACTGGCCCTTCGCGTCCATCCCACCCCCGCGATCTGCGGCACCCCCACCGATGCCGCCGAGGATGTCATCCGGCTGGCGGAGTCCGACCGTGGCTTCTACGCCGGTGCGGTTGGTTGGTGCGATGCCGCCGGGGATGGTGAATACATGGTGGCGATCCGCTGCGCCGAGGTCTCCCAGGACGGCACCACCGCCCGCGCCTGGGCTGGTGGCGGGATCGTCGCCGACTCTGATGCCCAGCAGGAATTTGATGAGACCACCGCGAAGCTGCGGACCATCCTGCGTTCCCTCGGGCTCTGA